A single window of Marinobacter sp. LA51 DNA harbors:
- a CDS encoding EAL domain-containing protein: MSKSLPEKLAVPELDLLSPMLSHEGDVWTADFQGLTLRTALQPIYSISHKRIVGYEALIRAFDNDDSAVLPLHLFQLPASDSENLLLDRLCRYLHIRNYSGLEDQLNWLFLNVSPQAVTSGRHADSFFGQLLEKTGLPPHRIVIEIVEQPTDDAEKLKETVAYYKKLGCLTAIDDFGAGHSNFERIWNLSPDIVKLDRTLLTRATEDRKARQILNGIVSLLHQSGCLVLLEGVETREQALISIDAGVDFVQGFYFRTPSIDLEELTRTPANFDELLNEYKSRNQVTLDPTRQLTEFFRGHFVNAIDKLLDGSDMYQACLGLLNHQAVSRCYLVNECGIQIADTIVSETGTRNQDPRFKPLESTSSADWFRQEYLRQALARPGNLHVTTPYLCVTGAYMCITLSQGYSQDGELRVLCCDILANPTQPRVSRD, encoded by the coding sequence ATGTCGAAGAGTCTCCCCGAAAAGCTGGCGGTTCCGGAACTCGACCTTCTGTCTCCGATGCTTAGCCACGAGGGTGATGTGTGGACGGCCGACTTCCAAGGCTTGACCCTTCGCACGGCTCTGCAGCCCATCTACAGCATTTCGCATAAGCGGATTGTCGGCTACGAAGCCCTGATCCGGGCCTTTGATAACGACGATTCCGCCGTGCTGCCGCTGCACCTGTTCCAGCTCCCCGCTTCAGACTCTGAAAATCTTCTGCTGGACCGTTTATGCCGGTATCTGCACATACGCAACTACAGCGGCCTTGAAGACCAGCTGAACTGGCTGTTTTTGAACGTTTCGCCTCAGGCCGTCACCAGTGGCCGCCACGCCGACTCCTTCTTTGGTCAGCTGCTGGAAAAGACCGGACTGCCGCCACACCGAATCGTCATTGAGATTGTAGAGCAACCCACCGATGACGCCGAGAAGCTCAAAGAGACCGTGGCCTATTACAAGAAGCTGGGCTGTCTCACGGCCATCGACGATTTTGGTGCCGGCCACTCGAATTTTGAACGCATCTGGAACCTGTCACCGGATATTGTAAAGCTGGACAGAACCCTGCTCACCCGGGCCACGGAAGATCGAAAGGCCAGACAGATTTTGAACGGCATTGTTTCGCTGCTCCATCAATCAGGCTGCCTGGTACTGCTGGAGGGAGTGGAAACACGGGAGCAGGCGCTGATTTCGATAGATGCGGGGGTCGATTTTGTTCAGGGCTTTTATTTCAGAACCCCAAGTATCGATCTGGAAGAACTGACGCGCACGCCCGCGAATTTTGACGAACTGCTGAATGAGTACAAGTCGCGCAACCAGGTCACCCTCGACCCAACCCGGCAACTGACTGAGTTTTTCCGGGGCCACTTCGTTAACGCGATTGATAAATTACTCGACGGTTCAGATATGTACCAGGCGTGTCTCGGATTACTCAACCATCAGGCGGTTTCTCGCTGTTACCTGGTCAACGAATGCGGCATTCAAATCGCCGACACCATTGTCTCCGAAACCGGCACCCGCAACCAGGATCCCCGATTCAAACCTCTGGAAAGCACCAGCAGTGCTGACTGGTTCCGTCAGGAGTACCTGCGCCAGGCCCTGGCACGGCCCGGCAATTTGCATGTCACCACACCCTACCTGTGCGTAACCGGCGCCTACATGTGCATCACCCTGTCCCAGGGCTACTCCCAGGATGGTGAACTCCGGGTCCTGTGCTGCGACATTCTAGCCAATCCCACGCAGCCGCGGGTCAGCCGGGACTGA
- the parC gene encoding DNA topoisomerase IV subunit A — translation MPEFQTTDEGFERVSLRDYTEKAYLDYSMYVILDRALPNVGDGLKPVQRRIVYAMSELGLKSTSKYKKSARTVGDVLGKFHPHGDSACYEAMVLMAQPFSYRYPLVDGQGNWGSPDDPKSFAAMRYTESRLAPFAEVLLGELGQGTVGWVPNFDGTMDEPSVLPARLPHVLLNGTTGIAVGMATDIPPHNVREVSAACIRLLDSPEATVDELCEHIKGPDFPTYAEIITPRKDIRQMYETGRGSLRMRARWIRENGEIVITDLPHQVSGARVLEQIAQQMQAKKLPMVADLRDESDHENPTRLVIVPRSNRVDLDGLMAHIFASTDLEKTYRVNINVIGNDGRPGVKGLHTILTEWLAFRRTTVTRRLQHRLDKVLARLHLLEGLLIAYLNIDEVIEIIRTEDKPKPVLMERFGLSADQAEAILELKLRHLAKLEEMKIRGEQDELAAERDELQTILGSEDRLRELIKAEIQADAETYGDDRRSPIVEREEARAFSEIDLVSSDPVTVVLSEKGWVRAAKGHDIEPEGLSYKAGDSFALAARGRNNQQAIFLDSTGRAYSLMAHSFPSARGQGEPLTGRINPPSGASFSGLLMGDSARKALLVTDGGYGFVTSLNDMISKNRNGKAVVSVPKGARIMPPITIPGTEKTLYLGAVSNEGRMLVFPLSELPELAKGKGNKIISIPSARVQNREEYVVAVAVFAEDDQLEIRAGKRKMGLHFSDLEHYLGERGRRGHKLPRGLQRVDGIDVIPSAARAQEEESTESE, via the coding sequence ATGCCAGAGTTCCAGACTACGGATGAAGGCTTTGAGCGGGTTTCACTCAGGGACTACACGGAAAAGGCCTATCTCGACTACTCCATGTACGTCATCCTTGACCGGGCCTTGCCCAACGTGGGCGACGGTCTCAAGCCGGTTCAGCGGCGCATCGTATACGCGATGTCCGAACTGGGACTGAAGTCCACGTCCAAGTACAAGAAATCCGCGCGAACCGTCGGTGATGTGCTCGGTAAGTTCCATCCCCACGGTGACAGCGCCTGTTACGAAGCCATGGTGCTGATGGCGCAGCCGTTCTCCTACCGCTACCCGTTGGTGGATGGTCAGGGCAACTGGGGGTCGCCAGACGATCCCAAGTCTTTTGCCGCAATGCGTTACACCGAATCCCGCCTGGCGCCGTTTGCCGAGGTGCTGCTGGGTGAGCTGGGCCAGGGCACGGTGGGCTGGGTGCCGAATTTTGACGGCACCATGGACGAGCCCTCGGTTCTGCCGGCACGTTTGCCTCATGTGTTGCTGAATGGCACCACCGGCATCGCTGTGGGTATGGCGACCGACATCCCGCCCCACAATGTGCGTGAGGTGAGTGCCGCCTGTATACGGCTTCTGGATAGCCCGGAGGCCACGGTTGATGAGCTTTGTGAGCACATCAAGGGCCCGGATTTTCCCACCTACGCCGAGATCATTACCCCACGCAAAGACATCCGCCAGATGTACGAGACTGGCCGCGGCTCTTTGCGCATGCGGGCACGGTGGATTCGCGAAAACGGCGAAATTGTTATTACTGACCTGCCGCACCAGGTTTCTGGCGCCCGCGTTCTGGAACAGATTGCCCAGCAGATGCAGGCTAAGAAGCTGCCGATGGTTGCTGACCTGCGCGACGAGTCAGACCATGAAAATCCGACCCGCCTGGTGATCGTGCCGCGTTCCAACCGGGTTGATCTCGACGGTTTGATGGCGCACATATTCGCAAGTACCGATCTGGAGAAAACCTACCGGGTTAACATCAACGTCATCGGCAATGATGGCCGTCCCGGCGTTAAGGGCTTGCACACCATTCTGACCGAATGGCTGGCGTTCCGCCGAACCACCGTGACGCGCCGACTGCAGCACCGACTGGACAAAGTGCTGGCCCGGCTGCACCTGCTCGAAGGTTTGCTGATTGCCTACCTGAACATCGATGAGGTGATCGAAATTATCCGTACCGAGGACAAGCCCAAGCCGGTGCTGATGGAACGGTTCGGGTTGTCCGCGGATCAGGCTGAAGCAATTCTCGAGCTGAAACTGCGCCACTTGGCCAAGCTTGAGGAAATGAAAATCCGGGGCGAGCAGGATGAGCTGGCGGCCGAGCGTGATGAGCTTCAAACGATCCTCGGTTCTGAGGACCGCCTGCGTGAACTGATCAAGGCCGAAATTCAGGCCGATGCCGAAACCTACGGCGATGACCGTCGCTCACCGATTGTGGAGCGTGAGGAAGCCCGTGCCTTCAGTGAGATCGATCTGGTGTCCAGCGATCCGGTTACCGTGGTGCTGTCCGAGAAAGGCTGGGTGCGAGCCGCGAAGGGCCACGACATTGAGCCTGAGGGCCTGAGCTATAAAGCCGGTGACAGCTTTGCCCTGGCGGCACGAGGTCGCAACAACCAGCAGGCAATATTCCTGGATTCCACCGGCCGTGCCTACTCGCTTATGGCGCACAGCTTTCCGTCCGCGCGAGGGCAGGGCGAGCCGCTGACTGGTCGGATCAATCCCCCATCCGGGGCGAGTTTCTCTGGCCTGTTGATGGGCGACTCCGCTCGCAAGGCCCTGCTGGTAACCGACGGTGGTTATGGCTTTGTTACCTCGCTGAACGACATGATCAGCAAGAATCGTAACGGCAAGGCGGTGGTCAGTGTGCCCAAGGGTGCCCGGATCATGCCGCCGATCACCATTCCGGGCACAGAAAAGACCCTCTACCTCGGGGCAGTGTCCAATGAGGGTCGAATGCTGGTGTTTCCCCTGAGTGAATTGCCGGAGCTGGCCAAGGGTAAGGGTAACAAGATCATCAGCATCCCCTCCGCCCGGGTCCAGAATCGGGAAGAGTATGTGGTCGCCGTGGCGGTGTTTGCCGAAGACGATCAGCTGGAGATTCGTGCCGGCAAGCGCAAGATGGGCCTGCACTTTAGCGACCTTGAGCATTACTTGGGCGAGCGTGGCCGACGTGGGCACAAGCTGCCCCGGGGCCTGCAGCGCGTTGACGGCATTGATGTGATTCCTTCCGCCGCGCGGGCACAGGAAGAGGAGAGCACAGAGAGTGAGTGA
- a CDS encoding cytochrome b: MQIRNSSERYGLVAVTIHWLVAVAVFGLFALGYWMVDLTYYDDWYKQAPDIHRSIGILLFGLMLVRVIWRLGNAGPKPLPSHKRWEVASAHAAHGLLYLLLFVAMVSGYLISTADGSAIDVFGWFEVPSVTGQIKGLEDTAGMVHYWSTWAIVALAAVHAAGALKHHLIDRDNTLRRMLGG; encoded by the coding sequence ATGCAAATCAGAAACTCTTCTGAGCGTTACGGGTTGGTTGCGGTGACTATCCACTGGCTGGTGGCGGTTGCTGTATTCGGCCTGTTTGCGCTCGGTTACTGGATGGTGGACCTGACCTACTACGATGATTGGTACAAACAGGCGCCAGACATCCACCGTAGCATAGGCATCCTGTTGTTCGGCCTGATGCTTGTGCGCGTGATTTGGCGTCTGGGTAATGCTGGTCCCAAGCCTCTGCCCAGTCACAAACGCTGGGAAGTGGCCAGTGCCCATGCTGCGCACGGCCTGCTTTACTTGCTGTTGTTTGTGGCAATGGTCAGCGGTTACCTGATTTCTACCGCCGACGGTTCTGCCATCGATGTGTTCGGCTGGTTCGAGGTTCCGTCTGTTACCGGCCAGATTAAAGGCCTGGAAGACACTGCTGGCATGGTGCACTACTGGTCGACCTGGGCAATCGTGGCCTTGGCTGCAGTGCACGCAGCTGGCGCCCTGAAGCACCATTTGATCGATCGAGACAACACACTCCGGCGTATGCTCGGCGGATAA
- a CDS encoding YceI family protein yields MKKVLLASAVSMAMAGAVQADGHSATYDFDDKGAHQFVTFKISHLGYSWLYGRFNDFDGQFVYDAENPANSSVNVTIDTSSVDSNNAERDKHLRSEDFLYVDEYPQASFKSKQVVVDGEGEADIIGDLTLRGVTKEVTLDAELIGHGEDPWGGYRMGFEAETELRLKDFGIPMELGEASETVEIIISVEGIRQ; encoded by the coding sequence ATGAAGAAGGTACTTCTCGCGTCTGCAGTTTCCATGGCTATGGCCGGGGCCGTCCAGGCCGATGGCCACAGCGCTACGTACGACTTCGACGACAAGGGTGCGCACCAGTTCGTCACCTTCAAGATTTCCCACCTGGGTTACAGCTGGTTGTATGGCCGTTTCAATGATTTCGACGGCCAGTTTGTCTACGATGCTGAGAATCCGGCTAACAGCTCGGTGAATGTGACCATCGACACCTCCAGTGTCGATTCGAACAACGCCGAGCGCGACAAGCACCTGCGTAGTGAGGATTTCCTGTACGTAGACGAGTATCCGCAGGCCAGCTTCAAGAGTAAGCAGGTGGTGGTCGATGGCGAGGGAGAGGCCGATATTATCGGCGATCTGACTTTGCGTGGCGTTACCAAAGAGGTGACTCTGGACGCTGAGTTGATCGGTCACGGCGAAGATCCGTGGGGCGGCTATCGCATGGGGTTTGAAGCTGAAACCGAACTGCGTCTGAAAGACTTCGGTATTCCAATGGAGCTTGGCGAGGCTTCAGAGACGGTGGAAATCATCATCTCTGTGGAAGGTATTCGCCAATAA
- the parE gene encoding DNA topoisomerase IV subunit B has product MSQQQYNAEAIEVLKGLDPVRKRPGMYTDTSRPNHLAQEVIDNSVDEALAGHARRIDVVLYSDGSLSVEDDGRGMPVDLHKEEGLPGVELILTRLHAGGKFTQGNYNFSGGLHGVGVSVVNALSKHLEITIKRDGQLHRMTFAHGEKASELEVIDTVGKRNTGTRLKFTPDTSYFDSPNFSVSRLRHNLRAKAVLCPGLTVTFLQEKTGEKDEWCYEDGLRDYLRSTLADIEAVPLEPFTGSFSGNKEAVDWAIQWLPEGGETVMESYVNLIPTAQGGTHVNGLRTGLLEAMREFCEFRNLLPRGVKLSPEDIWERAAYVLSFKMQEPQFSGQTKERLSSREAAAFISGVVKDAFSLWLNQHTDIAEVLAELFISNAQRRLRASKKVARKKVTSGPALPGKLADCSGGDTARSELFLVEGDSAGGSAKQARDREFQAVMPLRGKILNTWEVDPSEVLASQEVHDIAVAIGVDPGSDKLDGLRYNKVCILADADSDGLHIATLLCALFVKHFRPVVAAGHVFVAMPPLYRVDLGKETFYALDEHEKQGIIDRLAAEKRKGKISVTRFKGLGEMNPLQLRETTMAPDTRRLVMLTIEENDDTDSRMDMLLGKKRASDRRSWLETYGNIADVVT; this is encoded by the coding sequence ATGAGCCAACAACAATACAACGCTGAAGCCATTGAAGTACTCAAGGGCCTTGATCCGGTGCGCAAGCGCCCGGGCATGTATACGGACACCAGTCGGCCCAACCATCTGGCGCAGGAAGTCATCGACAACAGCGTGGACGAGGCCCTGGCGGGGCATGCACGCCGCATTGATGTGGTCCTGTACAGCGATGGTTCCCTGAGTGTTGAGGACGACGGCCGGGGTATGCCGGTGGATTTGCATAAAGAGGAAGGACTGCCGGGTGTTGAACTGATCCTGACCCGGCTCCATGCCGGCGGCAAGTTCACCCAGGGTAACTACAATTTCTCCGGCGGTTTGCACGGGGTTGGTGTTTCTGTCGTTAACGCGCTGTCCAAGCATCTGGAAATCACCATCAAGCGTGATGGCCAGCTGCACCGCATGACCTTCGCCCACGGCGAGAAAGCCAGTGAACTGGAGGTGATCGACACCGTCGGCAAGCGCAACACCGGCACCCGGCTGAAGTTCACCCCAGACACCAGTTATTTCGACAGCCCGAATTTCTCCGTCAGTCGTCTGCGCCATAATCTGCGGGCAAAGGCGGTTCTATGTCCGGGACTCACGGTGACTTTCCTGCAGGAAAAAACGGGAGAGAAGGACGAGTGGTGTTACGAGGATGGCCTGCGGGATTACCTGCGGTCCACCCTGGCGGACATTGAGGCCGTTCCGCTTGAGCCGTTCACCGGCAGCTTTTCCGGCAACAAAGAGGCCGTGGACTGGGCCATCCAGTGGCTGCCGGAAGGCGGCGAGACGGTCATGGAAAGCTATGTAAACCTGATTCCCACCGCCCAGGGCGGCACCCACGTGAACGGGTTGCGGACGGGCTTGCTGGAAGCCATGCGCGAATTCTGTGAATTCCGCAATCTGCTGCCTCGCGGCGTTAAGCTGTCGCCCGAGGATATCTGGGAGCGTGCCGCTTACGTGCTCTCATTCAAGATGCAGGAGCCGCAGTTCTCCGGTCAGACCAAGGAGCGTTTGTCTTCCCGCGAAGCAGCAGCGTTCATTTCCGGTGTGGTCAAGGACGCCTTCAGCCTGTGGTTGAACCAGCACACTGACATTGCCGAAGTGCTTGCGGAGCTGTTCATCAGTAACGCCCAGCGTCGCCTGCGCGCCAGCAAGAAGGTGGCTCGTAAGAAAGTGACATCCGGCCCGGCGCTGCCAGGCAAGCTGGCGGACTGTTCCGGTGGCGACACCGCGCGCTCGGAGCTGTTCCTGGTTGAGGGTGACTCGGCCGGTGGTTCCGCCAAGCAGGCACGTGATCGCGAATTCCAGGCGGTGATGCCGCTGCGAGGCAAGATTCTGAATACCTGGGAAGTGGATCCGTCGGAAGTACTGGCGTCCCAGGAAGTGCACGATATTGCTGTCGCCATCGGGGTAGATCCCGGTTCCGACAAGCTGGATGGGCTGCGCTACAACAAGGTCTGCATCCTCGCGGACGCCGATTCCGACGGCTTGCACATCGCCACCTTGCTGTGCGCGCTGTTCGTTAAGCACTTCCGTCCGGTGGTAGCCGCGGGCCATGTGTTTGTGGCCATGCCGCCGCTGTACCGGGTGGACCTGGGCAAGGAAACTTTCTATGCCCTGGATGAGCACGAAAAGCAGGGCATTATCGACCGCCTGGCTGCTGAGAAGCGCAAGGGCAAGATCTCGGTCACCCGGTTCAAGGGCCTGGGTGAGATGAACCCGCTGCAGCTGCGTGAAACCACGATGGCACCGGATACTCGCCGCCTGGTGATGCTCACCATCGAAGAGAATGATGACACCGACAGCAGGATGGACATGCTGCTGGGCAAAAAGCGGGCATCCGATCGTCGGTCCTGGCTTGAAACCTACGGCAACATCGCCGACGTTGTGACCTGA
- a CDS encoding SLC13 family permease, translating to MDWQGWFALGLAGTSLILMSVGRLAPHMVMMGVLVVLSATGIVTADQALSGFSNSGLITVVAMFVVAAGIHHSGGVDLLVHHLLRNPSTVRSAQARIALPVALLSGFLNNTPVVATMIPAVHAWSRKIGISPSKLMIPLSYSAILGGTLTLIGTSTNLVVNGQVQQLTGGPGFSIFTITAVGLPVAVIGVAVMLLVMPRFLPDRKDQQKFGSMREFTLEVAVSFDGPLVGKTVGEAGLRELERLYLVEIERDGSVVTAVPSEERLRGGDRLVFAGDTQAISDLLRINGIVPSVHEDEPSLSKDRAERRLVEAALSPQSDVLGQTIRDARFRDRYGAVVLAVARGGERVSGNLGNIRLKPGDVLLLEARPAFVSRQRYNKDFLLINDLETETPRHDRAWLSWGILLILVGLAACGFLSMLNAALLGASLMIISGCCSVGQAQKSVDVPVILTIAASFALGAALQETGAAKFVAEGILGLSQGNILLAVLLVYITVSVLTEVITNNAAAVLVIPIVLSMTTTMGVAAEPFVIAVMMAASASFATPLGYQTNMMVFGPGGYRFGDFVRVGLPMNLFIGALTVTVIALVYGISPG from the coding sequence ATGGACTGGCAAGGCTGGTTTGCGCTGGGCCTGGCGGGCACCTCGCTGATACTCATGAGTGTTGGACGCTTAGCACCCCACATGGTGATGATGGGGGTGTTGGTCGTGCTTAGCGCGACGGGTATCGTGACGGCCGATCAGGCGCTTTCCGGTTTCAGCAACTCGGGCCTGATCACCGTGGTGGCCATGTTTGTGGTAGCTGCGGGTATCCATCACTCTGGCGGTGTCGATCTTCTGGTCCACCACCTGCTCCGCAACCCCAGTACTGTTCGAAGCGCCCAGGCCCGGATTGCCTTGCCGGTGGCTTTGCTGAGTGGTTTCCTGAACAACACCCCGGTTGTGGCCACCATGATCCCTGCGGTGCATGCCTGGTCTCGCAAGATTGGCATTTCGCCTTCCAAGCTCATGATTCCCCTGAGCTACTCCGCCATTCTTGGCGGTACTCTCACGCTAATCGGTACCAGCACCAACCTGGTGGTCAATGGCCAGGTCCAGCAGCTTACCGGTGGTCCGGGCTTTTCCATTTTTACCATCACTGCGGTTGGGCTTCCGGTGGCCGTGATCGGCGTTGCGGTGATGCTGTTGGTCATGCCGCGGTTCCTGCCAGATCGCAAAGACCAGCAGAAGTTTGGTTCGATGCGGGAATTTACCCTGGAAGTTGCCGTGTCCTTTGATGGTCCGCTGGTGGGAAAGACCGTGGGCGAGGCCGGCTTGCGGGAACTGGAGCGGCTCTATCTGGTCGAGATCGAGCGTGACGGCAGCGTGGTTACCGCAGTGCCCTCGGAAGAGCGGCTCCGGGGTGGCGACCGCCTGGTGTTTGCCGGTGACACCCAGGCCATTTCCGATCTGTTGCGTATCAATGGCATTGTACCTTCTGTTCACGAGGATGAGCCCAGTCTGAGTAAAGACCGGGCTGAACGCCGGCTGGTAGAGGCTGCCTTGTCGCCCCAGTCTGATGTGCTCGGACAGACCATTCGTGATGCCCGCTTCCGTGATCGTTACGGTGCCGTGGTGCTGGCAGTCGCCCGGGGTGGTGAGCGGGTGTCTGGCAATCTCGGGAATATCCGCCTGAAACCGGGCGATGTGTTGCTGCTGGAAGCGCGTCCAGCCTTCGTCAGCCGGCAGCGCTACAACAAAGACTTCTTGCTGATTAACGATCTGGAGACCGAGACGCCCCGTCACGACCGTGCCTGGCTGTCCTGGGGTATCCTGCTGATCCTGGTCGGATTGGCAGCCTGCGGTTTTCTGAGCATGCTTAACGCGGCCCTGCTGGGCGCGAGCCTGATGATTATCTCCGGTTGCTGTTCGGTAGGACAGGCCCAGAAATCCGTGGATGTGCCGGTTATCCTCACCATCGCGGCATCTTTTGCCCTGGGGGCGGCATTGCAGGAGACCGGAGCCGCCAAGTTTGTCGCTGAGGGCATTCTCGGGCTCAGTCAGGGCAATATTCTGCTGGCGGTACTGCTGGTGTACATCACTGTGTCGGTGCTGACGGAGGTCATCACCAACAACGCGGCCGCTGTCCTGGTGATCCCCATTGTGCTGTCGATGACGACCACCATGGGCGTGGCAGCTGAGCCTTTTGTGATTGCAGTGATGATGGCCGCGTCAGCCAGTTTTGCAACGCCACTGGGTTATCAAACCAACATGATGGTGTTTGGTCCTGGCGGCTATCGATTCGGTGATTTCGTGCGGGTGGGATTGCCCATGAACCTGTTCATAGGCGCCTTGACGGTAACGGTGATAGCCCTGGTGTACGGGATCAGTCCCGGCTGA
- a CDS encoding protease complex subunit PrcB family protein: MTQSIRKAMSVAVCASALGAGCAVSQTETESGAPLARQIAQSAQCGLVAPGHIHLARADDVDGLEALPGRMLPLASLRSVQFGSEHVVLAALGQKPTGGFSITLAGAEIIDDELVLAVDIQKPAPGMMVSQALTTPCAAIAVTASGWDDIRIEPVENNR; the protein is encoded by the coding sequence ATGACCCAATCCATTCGCAAAGCGATGAGTGTGGCGGTGTGTGCCAGTGCCCTCGGTGCTGGTTGCGCCGTCAGCCAGACCGAAACCGAGTCAGGTGCGCCGCTGGCGCGCCAGATCGCGCAATCGGCCCAATGTGGCCTGGTTGCCCCCGGGCATATTCACCTGGCCCGCGCCGACGACGTCGACGGGCTGGAAGCCTTGCCGGGCCGCATGCTACCGCTGGCGTCCTTGAGATCTGTCCAGTTCGGCAGCGAACACGTGGTACTCGCTGCCCTGGGCCAAAAGCCCACCGGCGGATTCAGTATCACCCTGGCGGGTGCGGAAATTATCGACGACGAGCTGGTGCTCGCGGTAGACATCCAGAAGCCAGCGCCAGGAATGATGGTAAGTCAGGCGCTCACCACCCCATGCGCGGCCATTGCCGTTACGGCGTCCGGCTGGGACGATATCCGGATTGAACCGGTCGAAAACAACCGTTGA